The genomic DNA GGCCCTTTTGGGCGCTTCAGCATTAGTATTGGTATTTTTTTCTGCCATTTTCTTGAATTATCCCCTATTGAATAAGGCTACAAAATTAAAAAATGATTTGTGAGTACACTTAACACCTGTTCAAATTATTACTTTTGTTGCAATAATATTAATTAGGGATGGGAGTAATTGAAATAGAGGGAATGAAATTTTATGCCTATCACGGGCATTTTGCTGCCGAGCAAATTGTTGGCAACCACTTTGAAGTGTACCTGCGACTGGAAACAAACTGCGATGCCGCAGCCCAATCTGACAATTTAGATGATGCACTGAACTACCAGGCTGTTTATGAAACCGTAAAAGAAGTGATGCAGATAAAATCGGCCTTGTTGGAAAATGTAAGCAAACGTATTCTGGATACCCTTTACGACCGATTCCCTGCAATTGATAAGGCTCGCGTCAAAATCTCGAAAATGAATCCGCCAATGGGAGGAGAAATGGAACGGGTAAGCGTTACAATGGAACGTTAAAAATCAGTCGCAGTCTCAGTTAACAGCTAAAAGTGCACCCTAATTTGTTACTAACAGCTAGTGGCTTGCGGCTCGAAACTAATCAATTCCATGTTATTAAATATTTAATCCCCAGCTCAATACTGACATTTATCAAATTATTCGAACTTCTTTTTCGTATTTTCGAAAAAAAATAATTCAACCTTATACTCATGTTTTATAGTTCGACTAATTTAAACGAAGGGAAGTGCAGAAAATCGTGTGCTACCGAAAAGAAGCGAGAACTTCGCGAGGGAAATAATCCAAAATCGACAGAAGCCGGTTGGCAGGTAGGTGCCAGCGACTTGCATGTAAATGCAAACTGGCAAAAACGCAGAAAATAACACGATTTTATTTTTTGTGTTGCGAGAACTGCAAAATTTTATATTTTTGCAGTCCGAAAACGTACAAGGTTCCTTGGCCGAGTGGCTAGGCAGCGGTCTGCAAAACCGTGTACGGCGGTTCGACTCCGCCAGGAACCTCATAGCAGGAATGCAACGAACTAAAAAAGAGAATCTTAACGATTCTCTTTTTTCTTTTTGGGCAACTATTGGGCAACCTAAATATTTTAAAGCGTTTCTATCCACATCCTTCACAATAGAACTACCCATCGAATTTTCAAGAGAGACCATTCAATAAAAAAGACAGGTTATTTCCTGCCTTTTTCTCAGATCTGAATACTATAATTAAGATCTAAGAAGTAAAAAATCAGTTGAGAAAATCAATCTAACTTGACGAGCCAACCAAAGTATTATACCTCTTAAGCAATTTATTAAATTTAGCCAAGACATTGTACTTATCTAACAACCTTAAGAACCTTTCATTTGTAAAATATTTTGAATAAAACTCATGATAATAAAAGAAACCTTCAATTCCATATTTTGTTTTTAGGGCCAAATCTAAATTATAGTAGAATTCGTTTTCCTTATTATCCTTAGCACTTATTTCTGCTAAGGTTGTCATAAATGTCGCATTACCACTATCTTGCTCCAATGCCTTGTAAACATAATTGTATGCAGACGCAAGATCTCCAGCCTCCTGAAAATTAACGGCCATTGAATTATAAACCATTTGAGAATTTGGAAATCTATTTAGAAGATCTTGAAATAATGATTCAACTTCTTCATGACTCAATTTATGTACCATTTTAAGTCCCTGACAGTAAAGAACCTCAACAAAAACATTAATTCTATTATTATCTTTTTCTGTCGCAACTGCCTTTTTCAAATAACCTAATCCCTCTACCCCCAAATCATAATTATCTGACAAATGATAAAGCAAAACGAGCGCATACCCTAAATGACTCAATAGAGTTGGATTCTTCGGTTCAATCCGAATGGCTCTTCTCAGTACAGAAATTTCCTCTTCCTTTTGGAGATTTTCATAATAATAGATTGCCAACTCTCTTAAAACATCAACATTATTCTTGTTTAGTTTTAAAGCATACTTCAACTCATTCTCAAACGCTTTATCTCTCGGAAGTTTCATTGCCTTTGAATAAACTTCATCAGATTTTAAAATTGAATTATAACTTTCCAATTCTTCTTGAGAGAAATTGGCAATAACTTTTAATATTTTAAAATAATCATTGGATATTGAGACAGAGTCTGGCTTAAAGTCTCCTGTTATCTTAAAAGATTCTTCTATCTCAAGATCCCTGTCTGTATGAATTAAATAAATTTCATCAACCAGTTTTTCCTTTGAATCATTTCCGGAATTTAGTTGATAATATACCTGTGCAACAATTTTGTTCTTGATAGTTTTTTCTTCCGGGGAATTTCCTCCTGGTATTCTTGTTAATACAAAATGAGTTTTAATATTGTTTCCAGAAATACTTTTTGTCCTTTTAATAGACTTAATAATCTGTTTTGAACCTTCAATATTCTCAAGATTATTTGCAGAAAAAACCATCACCTCATCAGCCAATATAGACATTGTAATAGCAGAGGTCTCCGTATATCCTGTTCTGGAATCAATCAACAAATAATCAGGATCATATCTTTCCCTAATTGCCTCCTTAAGATTCAAGAAAAATTCCACCCCCTCACTTTCTTCTTGATAAAACATATCTCCCCAATTAATTGAAGAAAGCTTCTTCCAATATTGAGAAGAGGTGCTATTTCCTGCACACATCAAATTTATAGCATTTCTATTTCGAATGTTGACAATAAATGATTTAACATACTTTGACAAGTCTTCATCAACCAGACCTTCAGAGTAAAACTTATAAATATAGTCAACCAGCCCCTGCTTAACACTATCGCGTAACACAAAATCCTTAAACTTATAATGCACTCCCGGTGCCTCAAGGTCAAAGTCAATAATGAAAACTTTTTTACCAAATTCATTTAATCTTTTGGCGATATTGGAAAGTGCCAACGTTCTGCCCACTCCCCCTTTGTATGAATAAAATGTAATTGTTTTCATAATTACTCTCCAATTGACATTAATAAACCTTCTTTGGAAATTTCATCTTTTTTTTGATCAAGTTTTTCTTGAGATATAATTGTCGGTTTTAAATGTATTACTCTTGCTTCTGTTTGAGGTTTAAGAATTATTGACACATTCATATCCAAAGCATCAACGATCTGCACAACACGCTCCAGGTTTGCCTTATTATAATCCTGTATCTCATAACGCTGTATTTGCTGCTCCGCAATTTCAATTTTCTTTGCCAAATCACCTTGCGTATAGCCAGCTTTAATTCTTGCTTTAACTATTGCCTTAGGGAATTCACGCATACTGCTAATTGCAATTTCCTTACAATTCAATAACTCTTCATATTCAGCAGCCTCAAGACTCAACTTATCTCTTTGCGCACTCATTAGGTTAGCACTCATCTCTATCTCAACAGGATGCCGCCCCTCATCCTTTAGGAGACTAATCTCTTTTTCAATTAGAGAATCAAATTCTTTAAGTTTCTCTTTGGCTTTTTTATACTGACTATTACTCCTAATCATATCTAAAGTTTTATTAGTAAAATACCTTTGGAAGTTCCTGTACGATCCTTTTGAAAAAAATCGATAAAGGGAATTTTCTTCCCATGATCAAAACCTGCGGGCGCCTGTGAAAGAAATGCCTCCCCACAATATTTCTTTTTTTGCTCTTCGCGAGGAGGACTAAATTCCATCAACTCTGGGTACATATTTTTAACTTTATCCCAATCTATCTTAACACTGATGTCCCAACATGCGTCATAATCTCCTGGTTCCAATTTATTTGTAATAAAGCTACCATCTAAATAGAAATTCTCGCATCCAACATCTCTTAAGGCTGCGAGCATCTTCTTAAGCCCCCGAATCAGTTCTTTTCTCTTTGGACTAAAACTATAATGCTTTTCGATCTCGTCGATCGTTACTTCATAAATACCAGGTGGCAAATTACCGTTACCATCATATTCTATACTACCATCTTCTTTCAATCTCAGTTTCACAACAATATTGTTTGGTTAGCGCAACTAAAGTATGAATTTATAGCGACTAATACAAACTGTTCCTGATGCTATACAATCCCTTTAACGCAAACACAACACTATTGTTTGGTTTTTAGTGCAATAAATTCATTTATGAAAGAACGGAACATTGCCTAATTGAACAAATCTCAATCCCCAATCAATGGCAGGCCAATGAAGTTAACCCCCTTTTTGCGATTTTAAAATCCCTGAAGAATATCTCTAAAATAAACGATCCTATCTCTTTATACTATTCGAGTCCATTATACTTAAAGCTAAATCAATATCAGTAAGATAATTTACCTGGATAGGATTTTCAAAGTATTCTTTTTTCAACTTTATAGATTCCTTCAAGTATAAATCAAGACCAAGATCAAACCTTCGTGAAGTCGGAAATGAAAAAAGATGCCCTAAAAACTCTACTTCATAGAAACCATAGTCATCAAGCAAATACCCAAATTTATCTCGACGCGAAAACCCTGGTTCCTCCAGTTCTTTATCCATCATAAGCATCATTGGATTCTTCCTGGGAAAATACAAAAGAGGATAATCACCAATATTTCGTCGGGCAAATTCTCTTATAAAGTCAAACCTATCTTGCAATGAATCACCATTAACTCTCTCATTTTCTTCTAAAAAGACTTTGTATATCCCTCTTTTAAACTGCCTACATAATTTAGCCTGAAATCCTGGCTTGAGCTTAAATGATTGTTTCAACACTAAATTTAATGGGTCTGTTTTTATTTCAAAAAAGATTGACTTAAATCTACTTAGTGGCTTGTTCTTCCCAATATTTTCTTTTGTAAGAAGACGATACCTTGTAATATTAAAGGCTTCTTTAAAAACTGTTTCTATTGGCGGTGTACCATTGGATCCAAAATAGTGGTTGCATTCATCACAAACATTCTCACAAGTTAGTTTCCCTCCCAACGACTGTGGCACAATGTGAGCCATTTTATCAAAGGTAGTCGACCTTTCGTCCCTATTACACCAAATACAAACTCTCATAATACTATATTTTAAATAA from uncultured Draconibacterium sp. includes the following:
- the folB gene encoding dihydroneopterin aldolase, whose amino-acid sequence is MGVIEIEGMKFYAYHGHFAAEQIVGNHFEVYLRLETNCDAAAQSDNLDDALNYQAVYETVKEVMQIKSALLENVSKRILDTLYDRFPAIDKARVKISKMNPPMGGEMERVSVTMER
- a CDS encoding AAA family ATPase, with translation MKTITFYSYKGGVGRTLALSNIAKRLNEFGKKVFIIDFDLEAPGVHYKFKDFVLRDSVKQGLVDYIYKFYSEGLVDEDLSKYVKSFIVNIRNRNAINLMCAGNSTSSQYWKKLSSINWGDMFYQEESEGVEFFLNLKEAIRERYDPDYLLIDSRTGYTETSAITMSILADEVMVFSANNLENIEGSKQIIKSIKRTKSISGNNIKTHFVLTRIPGGNSPEEKTIKNKIVAQVYYQLNSGNDSKEKLVDEIYLIHTDRDLEIEESFKITGDFKPDSVSISNDYFKILKVIANFSQEELESYNSILKSDEVYSKAMKLPRDKAFENELKYALKLNKNNVDVLRELAIYYYENLQKEEEISVLRRAIRIEPKNPTLLSHLGYALVLLYHLSDNYDLGVEGLGYLKKAVATEKDNNRINVFVEVLYCQGLKMVHKLSHEEVESLFQDLLNRFPNSQMVYNSMAVNFQEAGDLASAYNYVYKALEQDSGNATFMTTLAEISAKDNKENEFYYNLDLALKTKYGIEGFFYYHEFYSKYFTNERFLRLLDKYNVLAKFNKLLKRYNTLVGSSS
- a CDS encoding helix-turn-helix transcriptional regulator, whose protein sequence is MIRSNSQYKKAKEKLKEFDSLIEKEISLLKDEGRHPVEIEMSANLMSAQRDKLSLEAAEYEELLNCKEIAISSMREFPKAIVKARIKAGYTQGDLAKKIEIAEQQIQRYEIQDYNKANLERVVQIVDALDMNVSIILKPQTEARVIHLKPTIISQEKLDQKKDEISKEGLLMSIGE
- a CDS encoding HNH endonuclease → MRVCIWCNRDERSTTFDKMAHIVPQSLGGKLTCENVCDECNHYFGSNGTPPIETVFKEAFNITRYRLLTKENIGKNKPLSRFKSIFFEIKTDPLNLVLKQSFKLKPGFQAKLCRQFKRGIYKVFLEENERVNGDSLQDRFDFIREFARRNIGDYPLLYFPRKNPMMLMMDKELEEPGFSRRDKFGYLLDDYGFYEVEFLGHLFSFPTSRRFDLGLDLYLKESIKLKKEYFENPIQVNYLTDIDLALSIMDSNSIKR